In one window of Nitrospirota bacterium DNA:
- the extH gene encoding selenite/tellurite reduction operon rhodanese-like protein ExtH has protein sequence MSFLKRKKSLSISLVSVLMILTVSLFLFSCAKDYDTSEEIAAARVKYTDTVMISPLTLKNWLDNGYPGDIYGNNKVVVLFVGTQDQYDAGHIPGSQLVGYGDIKADRSDGVSMTIDMVATKAQMDGVIQKTGIDGGTLIVLTGPSGNFSFMNTSRAYYNFRYWGFPRSKLRVLDGFVDTTWADAGYRLEFETPTAPEASTYSVCYLKQYPDRFRAPLEDMINVAKDTDDKTVVIDTRSNAEYSGNTNSTPGSAGASSGEYVAFEGHIRGAEWMEYTNLLDSDGKLLSGTDLEAAMDAIGVNGTTTAYPYCRTSWRAAITFLALDGVLNYPVKLYDGAWIEWGQMTAQYGALDAGSSWITDKELKDISDAVVVDNTDSGFSVVGTWSTSTSAGNGDYYGSNFRYIEAGTGANSATWTPALSSAGDYDVYVWHTAKPVYETDAKFTVTHSGTTDTVTPDVNLTQNGGMWYKLGTYTFDAGGSEDVTVTDEATAGTYIPADAVAFVPAGTTSWLSEAVTYNANVESILANSFIPNADNVNRTDEEICAVEGPGGGGAGGGGDSGGY, from the coding sequence ATGAGTTTTCTAAAACGTAAAAAAAGTCTTTCGATATCCCTGGTATCGGTTCTTATGATACTGACGGTTTCTTTGTTTTTGTTCAGCTGTGCAAAAGATTATGATACTTCTGAAGAAATAGCCGCAGCACGGGTGAAATATACGGATACTGTCATGATAAGTCCACTTACACTCAAAAACTGGCTGGATAATGGTTATCCCGGTGATATCTACGGTAACAACAAGGTGGTTGTGCTCTTTGTAGGCACACAGGACCAGTACGATGCCGGCCACATACCCGGTTCTCAGTTGGTCGGTTATGGTGACATCAAGGCTGACAGGTCTGATGGGGTAAGTATGACAATCGATATGGTTGCCACAAAGGCCCAGATGGATGGGGTTATACAGAAGACAGGTATAGACGGAGGCACGCTGATCGTCTTAACCGGTCCGAGTGGTAACTTTTCATTCATGAATACTTCAAGGGCATACTATAATTTCCGTTATTGGGGATTTCCGAGGAGCAAGCTGAGGGTACTGGACGGGTTTGTTGATACCACATGGGCGGATGCCGGTTATCGCCTTGAGTTTGAAACCCCCACAGCGCCGGAAGCTTCCACCTACAGTGTCTGCTACCTGAAGCAGTACCCCGACAGGTTCAGGGCACCACTTGAGGATATGATAAATGTGGCTAAAGACACTGATGATAAGACAGTGGTGATAGATACAAGGAGCAACGCTGAATATAGCGGTAATACAAACTCAACTCCTGGCTCTGCTGGTGCCAGCTCTGGAGAGTATGTTGCCTTTGAAGGACATATAAGAGGTGCAGAATGGATGGAATATACTAACCTTTTGGATAGTGACGGAAAGCTTCTGTCTGGTACGGACCTGGAGGCTGCAATGGATGCCATTGGTGTGAACGGAACCACAACAGCTTATCCTTACTGCCGTACAAGCTGGAGGGCTGCGATTACATTCCTGGCGCTCGACGGTGTGCTGAACTATCCTGTGAAACTCTACGACGGTGCATGGATAGAGTGGGGGCAGATGACTGCACAGTACGGAGCCCTTGATGCAGGCTCTTCATGGATAACAGACAAGGAATTGAAAGATATATCAGATGCTGTAGTTGTTGACAATACCGATTCCGGCTTTTCCGTAGTTGGTACCTGGAGCACCTCAACAAGCGCCGGCAATGGTGATTATTACGGTTCAAACTTCAGGTATATCGAAGCGGGGACTGGCGCCAATTCAGCCACATGGACTCCTGCTTTGTCCTCGGCTGGAGATTATGATGTTTATGTCTGGCATACTGCAAAGCCCGTTTATGAAACGGATGCCAAGTTTACTGTTACTCACAGCGGTACAACTGATACGGTGACACCAGATGTTAATTTAACTCAGAACGGTGGAATGTGGTACAAGCTGGGGACATATACCTTTGACGCAGGCGGTTCAGAGGATGTGACTGTGACCGATGAAGCAACTGCAGGTACTTATATTCCTGCTGATGCCGTTGCATTCGTGCCTGCAGGGACTACTTCATGGTTGTCCGAGGCTGTTACATATAACGCAAATGTTGAGTCAATTCTGGCCAATTCCTTTATCCCTAATGCAGACAATGTCAACAGGACGGATGAGGAGATATGTGCTGTTGAGGGTCCTGGCGGCGGTGGTGCCGGAGGCGGCGGTGATTCAGGCGGATATTAA